The sequence below is a genomic window from Sphingomonas crusticola.
CGGCAAAGCTGCGCGTGAGCAGCATTGGCGCGACGAAGTTGACCGCAAGGTGCCGGGAGAGATCCTCCTGCGTAACGTCGCGCCAAGCCCCTTCATTGATGATCGATGCGCTGTTGACGAGCGCATCGGGTGCACCTCCGAAATAGTCCGCTACACGCCCGATGAGCGTTTCGACAGTGGATGCATCGGAGAGGTCGGCCGGGAACACCGCCCACCTGCGCCCCGTATCCGCGAGCACCTTCGCCAGAGCCGGATCGGGACTTCCCAGCCGATGTGCATGCAGGGCCAAATCATAGCCTTGCTCCGCCAGCTTCGCGGCGATCGCCGCCCCGACGCGATGGAGCCCGCCGGTGATCAGCGCCAGCATCAGCGCCGCTCGCGCACCAGTGTCATCCCGATCGATTCGCCGGCCTGCGAAAGCGCCAGCTTGACGATCTTCACCTCGACCCGGGTCACGCGTGCATCGCCGCCGAAGATCGTGTCGATGATGTGATCCGCCACCGCCTCGACCAGCGTAAAGTGCAGTTCGCGTGGCAGCCCCTCTTCTACGGCGCGACGAAGATCGAGATAATTTTTCGATGCGCTCAACGGCGTGTCGTGGGCGAATCGGCTGGGCGCGGGAATGTCCGCAGCAACCGACACCTTGAGCGGCTGCGGCATGTGCGTCTCTTCGGAATAAATGCCGGTCAGCACGTCGATGACGAGATCGCTAACTTCCAGACGTATGAAATCGCCCGGTCCGCCCGTTTCGGGAACCAGCACCAGTGGCGTCGGGTGATCGATTGCGGTCATCGGGCCTCTCAATTGCAACAGCCGCGCCTTAGAGCCTGACCGTCGTCGGTGGAAGCGCTGCGCGCGTAGGGTTCATTCGTGACCGCGGCGCCTTGCCGGCGGGTTCCCTTTCGCCAGCAGTGCGTTATGGGGCGCACCCCTTTCCCGTCCGGAGCCCGCTTTGTTGATCACGCTTGCACCTATTGCCGAAGCGAGGCTCGCCGACGTCGAGCAGCTGCTCGATGCCGCGTTTGGGACCCATCGCCGCACGCGCACCGCATACCGGATCCGCGAAGGCATGTCGGCCATTCCCGAACTCTCGCTGGCTGCATTCGAGGATGATCGGCTGGTGGGTGCGTTGCAGAGTTGGCCGATCGCGCTCCACGGGTCGGAAGGCGAGACGTCGCTGGTCCTGGTCGGGCCGGTCGCGGTGGATCCCGGTCGGCAGCAGCAGGGCATCGGCCGCCGCATGATGGAAGCGATGCTCAAGCAAGCCGGGGATTATCCGCCGCTCGTTCTGATCGGCGACGCCGAATATTATGGCCGTCATTTCGGCTTCACCGCGGACGCGACGGCCAATTGGGAACTGCCCGGGCCGTTCGAGCGGCGCCGGTTGCTGGCGCGAACCGGCGGGCGGGAGCTGCCCTACGGCGGCATGCTCGGACCACGACGCGAGACAAAGGCGGCCGCGGTCCGGTAAAATGACGAGAAACTGGTCCA
It includes:
- a CDS encoding dihydroneopterin aldolase, with amino-acid sequence MTAIDHPTPLVLVPETGGPGDFIRLEVSDLVIDVLTGIYSEETHMPQPLKVSVAADIPAPSRFAHDTPLSASKNYLDLRRAVEEGLPRELHFTLVEAVADHIIDTIFGGDARVTRVEVKIVKLALSQAGESIGMTLVRERR
- a CDS encoding GNAT family N-acetyltransferase, translating into MLITLAPIAEARLADVEQLLDAAFGTHRRTRTAYRIREGMSAIPELSLAAFEDDRLVGALQSWPIALHGSEGETSLVLVGPVAVDPGRQQQGIGRRMMEAMLKQAGDYPPLVLIGDAEYYGRHFGFTADATANWELPGPFERRRLLARTGGRELPYGGMLGPRRETKAAAVR